Proteins encoded together in one Vibrio lentus window:
- a CDS encoding aspartate aminotransferase family protein, whose protein sequence is MTTTNQDSVLKTTHFRSEGDVNTTPAREKWNESLNDDATQAMLKRDSDVFLHQAMSTPCLDTLEAAEGIYIQDATGKKYMDFHGNNVHQLGYGHPHIIDKVTQQMASLPFSPRRFTNETAVQCAEKLTQICGGDLNRVLFAPGGTSVVGMALKLARHVTNNFKVVSLWDSFHGASLDAISVGGEACFREGMGPLMAGVERIPPAVSYRGAFPLDDSFSLRGQSSGGESETACDVHYADYLEYVIEKEGGIGAFIAEAVRNTDVQVPSKAYWKRIREICDKHNVMLIIDDIPNGMGRSGEWFTHQAFDIEPDILCIGKGFGGGLVPIAAMVTKDKYNTAAQVSLGHYTHEKSPIGCAAALATMEVIEQENLLEKVQADSVFVREQLLQMKEKYPVIGDVRGIGLLWGVELVTDHITKTRAFDEAEAVLYQCLNDGLSFKVSQGNVIQLSPPLIISRSELEVALSVFEKAIAKVCKDFEYL, encoded by the coding sequence ATGACCACGACCAATCAAGATTCTGTTCTAAAGACGACACACTTTCGAAGCGAAGGCGATGTGAACACCACGCCAGCGCGTGAGAAATGGAACGAGTCGCTAAACGATGATGCAACTCAAGCGATGTTAAAACGTGACTCTGACGTATTTCTTCATCAAGCGATGTCAACGCCTTGTCTAGACACACTTGAAGCTGCAGAGGGCATCTACATTCAAGATGCGACGGGCAAGAAATACATGGACTTTCACGGTAACAATGTTCATCAGCTGGGTTATGGCCACCCACACATCATTGATAAAGTGACTCAACAAATGGCGTCATTGCCGTTTTCACCGCGTCGATTTACCAATGAAACCGCCGTTCAGTGCGCAGAAAAGCTGACACAGATCTGCGGTGGTGATTTGAATCGCGTGTTGTTTGCTCCAGGTGGTACTTCAGTTGTTGGTATGGCACTCAAACTGGCTAGACATGTCACCAACAACTTCAAAGTCGTTTCATTGTGGGATTCATTTCACGGCGCGTCACTCGATGCAATTTCAGTGGGTGGTGAAGCCTGTTTTCGTGAAGGTATGGGACCATTGATGGCTGGCGTAGAACGTATCCCACCAGCTGTCTCTTATCGTGGCGCTTTCCCGCTTGATGACTCTTTTTCGCTTCGCGGGCAAAGCTCAGGCGGTGAAAGTGAAACTGCATGTGATGTGCACTATGCCGATTACCTTGAGTATGTGATTGAAAAAGAAGGCGGTATTGGTGCCTTCATTGCCGAAGCGGTTCGTAACACAGACGTTCAAGTACCAAGTAAGGCTTACTGGAAACGCATCCGTGAGATCTGTGACAAACACAACGTCATGTTGATCATTGATGACATCCCAAATGGCATGGGTCGCAGTGGAGAATGGTTCACTCACCAAGCGTTTGATATCGAACCTGACATCTTATGTATCGGTAAAGGCTTTGGCGGCGGCTTGGTTCCAATTGCAGCCATGGTCACTAAAGACAAATACAACACGGCAGCGCAAGTTTCACTGGGTCATTACACCCATGAGAAAAGCCCTATCGGCTGCGCGGCGGCACTGGCTACCATGGAAGTGATTGAGCAAGAAAATCTACTTGAAAAAGTGCAAGCAGACAGCGTATTCGTTCGTGAACAACTGCTGCAAATGAAAGAGAAATATCCTGTCATTGGTGACGTTCGCGGCATCGGTCTTCTATGGGGCGTTGAGTTGGTCACCGACCATATCACCAAAACCCGAGCTTTCGATGAAGCAGAAGCCGTACTTTACCAATGTCTGAACGATGGCCTGAGCTTTAAGGTGTCACAAGGTAACGTGATTCAGTTGAGCCCACCATTGATCATCAGCCGCAGCGAACTAGAAGTCGCTCTGTCTGTCTTCGAAAAAGCGATAGCAAAAGTCTGTAAAGACTTTGAGTACCTTTAA
- the phnX gene encoding phosphonoacetaldehyde hydrolase produces the protein MNTTSPIQAVIFDWAGTIVDFGSFAPTSIFVEAFRQGFDFDIDLAEAREPMGIGKWDHIQAVGRIPAVDARWNAQFGRSMTSEDVDAIYAAFMPLQKAKVADHAAPILNAIEVVNNLKEKNIKIGSCSGYPREVMDVLIPAAADYGYLPDNVVATDDLPQGGRPAPFMALKNVIDLGVTNVAACVKVDDAAPGIDEGHNAGMWTVGLVLSGNEAGLTYQEYVDADEATLATAREKASVKLNKSNPHYLIDTIADLPRVIADIEKRLLEGERP, from the coding sequence ATGAACACAACATCACCTATCCAAGCGGTTATCTTTGACTGGGCTGGCACTATCGTTGATTTTGGATCGTTTGCTCCAACCAGCATTTTCGTTGAAGCATTCAGACAAGGTTTCGACTTTGATATCGACTTAGCAGAAGCGCGTGAACCTATGGGTATCGGCAAATGGGACCACATCCAAGCGGTGGGTCGAATTCCAGCTGTTGACGCTCGTTGGAATGCTCAATTCGGACGCTCGATGACCAGTGAAGACGTTGATGCGATCTACGCGGCATTCATGCCTCTTCAGAAAGCAAAAGTAGCCGACCACGCAGCTCCAATTTTAAACGCTATTGAAGTGGTAAATAACCTAAAAGAAAAGAACATAAAAATAGGCTCTTGTTCTGGTTACCCACGTGAAGTAATGGATGTACTGATCCCAGCTGCAGCAGATTACGGTTATCTTCCTGACAACGTAGTAGCAACGGATGACTTACCGCAAGGCGGTCGCCCTGCTCCATTCATGGCACTTAAAAACGTCATTGACCTAGGTGTGACGAACGTCGCTGCGTGTGTGAAAGTGGATGACGCTGCACCGGGTATCGATGAAGGCCACAACGCAGGCATGTGGACAGTAGGACTTGTACTATCAGGCAACGAAGCAGGCTTAACCTACCAAGAATATGTGGATGCTGACGAAGCGACACTTGCAACTGCGCGAGAAAAAGCAAGCGTGAAGCTAAACAAATCAAACCCGCATTACCTGATCGATACTATTGCCGACTTACCTAGAGTGATTGCAGATATCGAAAAGCGTTTACTTGAAGGTGAGCGTCCATAA
- a CDS encoding OmpA family protein: MKKLSKIMCAVIAASGFAAAPSIASTTYVGAKVGMGWLDSACVSGEKCEDDSVAGGIYGGYNFTDNIALELNADYLGDYDTSFNNNGTPKAYSDSIVAISLSPMYRLAIKQEFDIFFKAGPAYIMHDDEDDVVLALGIGAEKQLSDDWALRVEYQYFDDFDDKIIQDLNSNLVTVGLSYNFGTGNTTASAATVASAAAVTQAPSEPIAEPEAVVVEEETVVIKAQTESFSQGMFETNSTDLSTEGKTALTPLVEVLQTYPQSSVNVVGHTDSTGAAEYNMMISKKRAAAVAAYIEEQGIEAGRITATGEGEENPVATNDTAEGRAQNRRVDATIPSFEYQEEAKMEEVIVETAE, translated from the coding sequence ATGAAAAAACTGTCAAAAATCATGTGTGCTGTGATAGCTGCTTCAGGTTTCGCTGCTGCTCCCTCAATTGCTTCAACCACGTATGTTGGTGCTAAAGTTGGCATGGGTTGGCTAGATAGCGCTTGTGTAAGCGGTGAAAAGTGTGAAGATGATTCTGTTGCGGGTGGTATTTACGGTGGTTACAACTTTACCGATAACATTGCTCTTGAATTGAATGCAGATTACTTAGGTGATTATGATACCAGCTTTAACAACAACGGAACGCCCAAAGCATACAGTGATTCGATCGTAGCCATTTCTTTAAGCCCAATGTATCGACTAGCGATTAAACAAGAGTTTGATATCTTCTTTAAAGCAGGTCCTGCTTACATCATGCACGATGACGAAGACGACGTTGTATTAGCACTAGGTATCGGTGCTGAGAAACAGCTATCCGACGACTGGGCTCTTCGAGTTGAATATCAATACTTCGATGATTTTGACGATAAGATTATCCAAGACCTTAACTCCAACCTTGTTACCGTTGGTCTAAGCTACAATTTCGGTACAGGTAACACGACAGCGTCCGCCGCAACAGTAGCTTCTGCGGCAGCCGTAACACAGGCTCCATCTGAACCAATTGCAGAACCTGAAGCCGTTGTGGTTGAAGAAGAGACTGTTGTAATTAAAGCGCAAACTGAAAGCTTCTCTCAAGGTATGTTTGAGACAAACAGTACTGACTTGTCTACAGAAGGTAAAACTGCACTAACACCATTAGTAGAAGTGCTTCAAACTTACCCTCAATCATCAGTTAATGTTGTTGGTCACACCGATTCAACAGGCGCTGCTGAGTACAACATGATGATCTCTAAGAAACGTGCTGCCGCTGTAGCAGCATACATTGAAGAGCAAGGTATTGAAGCAGGCCGTATTACGGCTACAGGTGAAGGTGAAGAAAACCCAGTAGCAACAAACGATACTGCTGAAGGTCGTGCGCAGAACCGTCGTGTTGACGCAACAATCCCAAGTTTCGAATACCAAGAAGAAGCGAAAATGGAAGAGGTTATTGTAGAAACGGCTGAATAA